A window of Acinetobacter sp. TR3 contains these coding sequences:
- a CDS encoding succinate dehydrogenase iron-sulfur subunit, protein MSRGTRTFEIYRYDPDKDKAPYMQTFKLELTDKHRMLLDALLALKVQDESLTFRRSCREGICGSDGVNINGKNGLACLWNLNDLPEKIVIRPLPGLPVVKDLVVDMNQFYDQYDKIQPFLINNQPAPAKERLQSQAEREHLDGLYECILCACCSTSCPSFWWNPDKFLGPSALLNAYRFIIDSRDTATQERLARLDDPFSLFRCKGIMNCVSVCPKGLNPTKAIGHIRNMLLDQAG, encoded by the coding sequence ATGAGTAGAGGCACTCGTACATTCGAAATCTACCGCTATGATCCTGATAAGGATAAAGCGCCGTACATGCAAACTTTCAAACTTGAGTTAACCGATAAGCACCGTATGTTGCTTGACGCGTTACTTGCGTTGAAAGTGCAAGATGAGTCATTAACATTCCGTCGCTCTTGCCGTGAAGGTATTTGTGGTTCGGATGGTGTGAACATCAATGGTAAAAATGGTTTAGCGTGCTTGTGGAACTTGAACGATTTACCAGAGAAGATTGTGATTCGTCCTTTACCAGGTTTACCAGTGGTAAAAGATTTGGTTGTAGATATGAATCAATTCTACGATCAATATGACAAAATCCAACCGTTCTTGATTAACAATCAGCCAGCGCCAGCGAAAGAGCGTTTACAGTCTCAAGCAGAACGTGAACACTTGGATGGTCTGTATGAATGTATTCTTTGTGCATGTTGTTCAACATCATGCCCATCATTTTGGTGGAACCCTGATAAGTTCCTCGGGCCATCTGCATTGTTAAATGCATATCGCTTTATCATTGACTCTCGTGATACGGCAACACAAGAGCGTTTGGCTCGTTTAGACGACCCATTCTCTTTGTTCCGTTGCAAAGGGATCATGAACTGTGTGTCTGTATGTCCTAAAGGTTTAAACCCGACGAAGGCAATTGGTCACATTCGTAATATGTTGTTAGACCAAGCTGGTTAA
- the sdhA gene encoding succinate dehydrogenase flavoprotein subunit, translating into MAIISKENYSNIQTLSFDAVIVGGGGSGMRASYQLAQAGLKVAVLTKVFPTRSHTVAAQGGIGASLGNMQEDNWHYHFYDTVKGSDWLGDQDAIEFMTREAPKVVYELEHLGMPFDRNEDGTIYQRPFGGHSANYGEKAVPRACAAADRTGHALLHTLYQSNVKMGTQFYVEWIALDLIRNEAGDVLGVTAIDQETGNIAVFQAKATLFATGGAGRVYRASTNAYINTGDGLGMAARAGIPLQDMEFWQFHPTGVAGAGVLLTEGCRGEGGILRNKDGEPFMERYAPTLKDLAPRDFVSRSMDQEIKEGRGCGPKADYILLDMTHLGAETIMKRLPSVFEIGKKFANVDCTKEPIPVVPTIHYQMGGIPTNIHGQVVVPHGVEEGEFSAHYDKDTKEYTYKGTRDYVKPVKGFYAIGECSCVSVHGANRLGTNSLLDLVVFGKAAGEHIIDYVTKHHGDDYQPLPTDVLANTLGRIRKLDDSTTGENAQEVADAIRDIVQDHAGVFRTQALLDKGVKEILAIEPRVRNIHLKDKSKVFNTARVEALEVENLYEVAKATLISAAARKECRGAHTVVDYELAPDHPTYSYGRRDDEWMKHTLWYSSDNRLEYKPVRFSPLTVEAIEPKPRTF; encoded by the coding sequence ATGGCGATTATCTCTAAAGAAAATTATTCGAATATTCAGACCTTATCATTTGACGCTGTGATCGTTGGTGGTGGTGGTTCAGGTATGCGTGCTTCTTACCAACTTGCTCAAGCTGGTTTAAAAGTTGCTGTATTGACCAAAGTATTCCCAACACGTTCGCACACAGTTGCTGCCCAAGGTGGTATCGGTGCGTCGTTAGGTAACATGCAAGAAGATAACTGGCATTATCACTTCTATGACACGGTTAAAGGTTCTGACTGGTTAGGCGATCAGGACGCAATCGAGTTTATGACCCGTGAAGCGCCAAAAGTTGTTTACGAGCTTGAACACTTAGGTATGCCGTTTGACCGTAACGAAGATGGTACGATTTATCAACGTCCATTTGGTGGTCACTCAGCAAACTATGGTGAAAAAGCAGTTCCACGTGCGTGTGCTGCTGCTGACCGTACAGGTCATGCGCTACTTCATACTTTGTATCAAAGCAACGTAAAAATGGGTACTCAGTTTTACGTTGAATGGATTGCTTTGGACTTGATCCGTAACGAAGCGGGTGATGTTCTTGGTGTAACCGCAATTGATCAAGAAACAGGTAATATTGCAGTATTCCAAGCAAAAGCGACTCTATTTGCTACGGGTGGTGCTGGTCGTGTTTACCGTGCATCTACCAATGCGTATATCAATACGGGTGATGGTCTTGGTATGGCTGCTCGTGCAGGTATTCCATTACAAGATATGGAATTCTGGCAATTCCACCCAACGGGTGTTGCAGGCGCAGGCGTATTGTTAACTGAAGGTTGTCGTGGTGAAGGTGGTATCCTTCGTAACAAAGACGGCGAACCATTCATGGAACGTTATGCACCAACTTTAAAAGACTTGGCACCACGTGACTTCGTATCACGTTCTATGGACCAAGAAATTAAAGAAGGTCGTGGTTGTGGTCCTAAGGCGGATTATATCTTGTTAGATATGACGCATTTGGGTGCTGAAACGATTATGAAACGTCTACCATCTGTATTTGAGATTGGTAAGAAGTTCGCAAACGTTGACTGTACGAAAGAGCCAATTCCAGTTGTACCTACGATCCATTATCAAATGGGTGGTATTCCTACGAATATTCATGGTCAAGTGGTTGTGCCTCATGGTGTGGAAGAGGGTGAATTCTCTGCGCATTATGATAAAGACACGAAAGAATATACCTATAAAGGTACGCGCGATTACGTAAAACCTGTGAAAGGTTTCTATGCAATTGGCGAATGTTCTTGTGTATCTGTACATGGTGCAAACCGTTTAGGTACTAACTCATTGCTTGACCTTGTAGTATTTGGTAAAGCTGCTGGTGAACACATCATTGATTATGTGACTAAACATCACGGTGATGATTACCAACCGCTTCCAACTGATGTATTAGCAAATACTTTAGGGCGTATTCGTAAGTTAGATGATTCAACTACGGGTGAGAATGCACAAGAAGTTGCTGATGCAATCCGTGACATCGTACAGGATCACGCGGGTGTATTCCGTACTCAAGCATTGCTTGATAAAGGTGTAAAAGAAATTCTTGCGATTGAACCACGTGTTCGTAATATTCATTTGAAAGATAAATCTAAAGTATTTAACACTGCACGTGTTGAAGCATTAGAAGTTGAAAACTTATATGAAGTTGCGAAAGCGACTTTGATTTCTGCTGCTGCACGTAAAGAATGTCGTGGTGCACATACAGTTGTTGACTATGAGTTAGCACCTGATCATCCAACTTATTCTTACGGTCGTCGTGATGATGAATGGATGAAGCATACTTTATGGTATTCATCAGACAACCGTCTTGAATATAAGCCGGTACGTTTCAGCCCGTTAACGGTTGAAGCAATTGAACCTAAACCACGTACATTCTAA
- the sdhD gene encoding succinate dehydrogenase, hydrophobic membrane anchor protein, with protein sequence MKSATGLTGSGSRDWYIQRVSAVVLAAYTVVMFGWILCNSGFGYEQWAGFMLTLPMKIFSLLAVLSLVAHAWIGMWQVFTDYVTTRQMGPSASGLRLVLTSAVIISVFVYAIWGIQIFWAN encoded by the coding sequence ATGAAAAGTGCTACAGGTTTAACAGGTTCAGGTTCTCGCGATTGGTATATCCAGCGTGTTAGTGCTGTGGTTTTAGCTGCCTATACTGTGGTGATGTTCGGTTGGATCTTGTGTAATAGCGGATTTGGTTACGAACAGTGGGCTGGCTTTATGTTGACTCTACCAATGAAGATTTTCTCTTTATTGGCCGTATTGTCACTTGTTGCTCATGCTTGGATTGGTATGTGGCAAGTCTTTACTGATTATGTAACGACTCGTCAAATGGGGCCTTCGGCTTCAGGTTTACGCCTTGTATTGACTTCTGCTGTCATTATTTCAGTGTTTGTGTACGCAATCTGGGGTATCCAGATTTTCTGGGCAAATTGA
- the sdhC gene encoding succinate dehydrogenase, cytochrome b556 subunit, whose product MPAVKSNRPVNLSMGQVLAVNLRSPVAIASILHRLSGVIVFLLVAVLLWILDKSLSSPEGFDYVKNVVFGNICVRFIVWVFVAGLIFHFIAGVKHLLADLGFAEELQSGRIAATISLILSAIGILAAFVWIMF is encoded by the coding sequence ATGCCCGCTGTGAAAAGCAACAGACCTGTCAATTTGTCCATGGGTCAGGTGTTAGCGGTAAATTTACGCTCACCCGTGGCTATTGCATCAATTCTACACCGTTTATCAGGTGTAATCGTTTTCTTATTAGTCGCTGTTCTTTTATGGATTTTGGATAAATCTTTATCTTCACCAGAAGGATTTGACTACGTTAAAAATGTCGTTTTCGGAAATATCTGTGTACGTTTCATCGTATGGGTATTTGTAGCTGGCTTAATTTTTCACTTCATTGCTGGGGTAAAGCATTTACTTGCTGACCTTGGTTTTGCTGAGGAACTTCAAAGCGGTCGTATTGCAGCTACTATTTCATTGATCTTGTCTGCGATCGGTATTCTCGCGGCATTTGTATGGATTATGTTCTGA
- the gltA gene encoding citrate synthase yields MSAATGKKAVLQLDGKEIELPIYSGTLGPDVIDVKDVLASGHFTFDPGFMATAACESKITFIDGDKGVLLHRGYPIDQLATQADYLETCYLLLNGELPNAEQKAEFDAKVRNHTMVHDQVSRFFNGFRRDAHPMAIMVGVVGALSAFYHNGLDIEDVNHREITAIRLIAKIPTLAAWSYKYTVGQPFIYPRNDLGYAENFLHMMFATPADRDYKVNPVLARAMDRIFTLHADHEQNASTSTVRLAGSTGANPYACISAGISALWGPAHGGANEAVLKMLDEIGSVENVAEFMEKVKSKEVKLMGFGHRVYKNFDPRAKVMKQTCDEVLEALGIQDPQLALAMELERIALSDEYFIKRNLYPNVDFYSGIILKAIGIPTEMFTVIFALARTVGWISHWLEMHSGPYKIGRPRQLYTGSTQRDIQR; encoded by the coding sequence ATGTCTGCAGCAACTGGCAAAAAAGCCGTATTACAGCTTGATGGCAAAGAAATTGAATTACCAATTTACAGCGGTACATTGGGCCCAGATGTAATTGACGTTAAAGATGTATTGGCATCTGGTCATTTTACTTTCGATCCTGGTTTTATGGCGACAGCTGCTTGCGAATCTAAGATCACATTCATTGATGGTGACAAAGGTGTGTTATTACACCGTGGCTATCCGATTGATCAATTAGCGACTCAAGCAGACTATTTAGAAACTTGCTACTTATTATTAAATGGCGAGCTTCCAAATGCTGAACAGAAAGCAGAGTTTGATGCTAAAGTTCGCAACCACACTATGGTTCATGACCAAGTAAGCCGTTTCTTTAATGGTTTCCGTCGTGATGCTCACCCTATGGCAATTATGGTTGGTGTAGTAGGTGCATTATCTGCGTTTTATCACAACGGTTTAGACATCGAAGATGTTAACCATCGTGAAATTACTGCAATTCGCTTAATCGCGAAAATCCCTACGCTTGCAGCGTGGAGCTATAAGTACACTGTAGGTCAACCATTCATTTACCCACGTAATGACTTAGGTTATGCAGAAAACTTCTTGCACATGATGTTTGCAACTCCTGCTGATCGTGACTACAAAGTAAATCCTGTTCTTGCACGTGCAATGGATCGTATCTTTACGCTTCATGCTGACCACGAGCAAAATGCATCTACTTCTACAGTTCGTCTTGCTGGTTCTACTGGTGCGAACCCATATGCATGTATCTCTGCTGGTATCTCTGCACTTTGGGGACCTGCTCACGGTGGTGCAAACGAAGCTGTACTTAAAATGTTAGATGAAATTGGTAGCGTAGAAAACGTTGCTGAATTCATGGAAAAAGTGAAGAGCAAAGAAGTTAAACTCATGGGCTTCGGTCACCGTGTTTACAAAAACTTCGATCCACGTGCGAAAGTCATGAAACAAACTTGTGACGAAGTACTTGAAGCTTTAGGTATCCAAGATCCACAACTTGCTCTTGCAATGGAACTTGAAAGAATTGCGCTTTCTGATGAATACTTCATCAAGCGTAACTTATATCCAAACGTAGACTTCTATTCAGGTATCATCTTAAAAGCGATTGGTATCCCAACAGAAATGTTTACTGTAATCTTCGCGCTTGCACGTACAGTTGGTTGGATCAGCCACTGGTTAGAAATGCACAGCGGTCCTTACAAGATCGGTCGTCCACGTCAGCTTTACACAGGCTCGACTCAACGCGACATCCAACGTTAA
- a CDS encoding YARHG domain-containing protein, with the protein MNKPKQLLIAIAILSSTTLTLAQSPQIAPSWTGLYNDEQKISLFMQQKGSDITGYSLLNGKQLNFKGKIQQTDLNHTLTLNEIGQGVSVGQFILEYKGNTSPIEAQWLSTTKMVKPKFFSLNAQQCKYAKGQGEFPDASVRLLKDADLQVPLGQLQYMRNEIYARHGYAFQNKNWATTFSQYDWYMPCYTNVDTRLTQIEKENIKRIKMVEPYAKDVDWGR; encoded by the coding sequence ATGAATAAGCCTAAACAATTATTAATTGCGATTGCTATTTTATCAAGCACTACGCTGACTTTAGCACAATCCCCTCAAATAGCACCTTCATGGACAGGGTTATATAACGATGAGCAAAAAATTTCTTTGTTCATGCAGCAAAAAGGCAGTGATATTACAGGTTATAGTCTGTTAAATGGTAAGCAACTAAATTTTAAAGGGAAAATTCAGCAAACTGACTTGAATCACACTTTGACTTTAAATGAAATTGGACAGGGGGTAAGTGTTGGTCAGTTTATTTTAGAATATAAGGGTAATACTTCACCGATTGAAGCTCAGTGGTTGTCTACAACGAAAATGGTGAAACCGAAATTTTTTAGTTTAAATGCGCAGCAATGTAAATATGCAAAAGGGCAAGGTGAGTTTCCTGATGCTTCTGTGCGTTTGTTGAAAGATGCTGATTTACAAGTGCCTCTAGGGCAGTTGCAATATATGCGTAATGAAATTTATGCACGTCATGGTTATGCTTTTCAGAACAAAAATTGGGCAACTACATTTTCGCAATATGATTGGTATATGCCTTGCTATACCAATGTGGATACACGTCTAACTCAAATTGAGAAAGAAAATATAAAGCGTATTAAAATGGTTGAGCCGTATGCAAAAGATGTAGATTGGGGGCGTTAA
- a CDS encoding DUF2306 domain-containing protein, with amino-acid sequence MWKILNRFSQLIIILVFGYLSWLMLKICLNYFPWSDSTNFLVLKQDVVHTQPWRFAFQTHVITSSLVLLAGFTQFSHSIRNNTPRLHRCAGWLYIVATLGAALPSGFILAISANGGFSTQICFVILGLLWGTSTLFALYYAFEKKWIAHRNWMIRSFALALSALSLRTWKLALYQIQPYWDWLTPIHIYQLEAWLGWTINLLIAEIVIYWLTFRKKSF; translated from the coding sequence ATGTGGAAAATACTCAACCGATTCTCTCAATTGATCATCATATTAGTTTTTGGCTATCTATCTTGGTTAATGCTTAAAATCTGCCTGAATTATTTCCCTTGGTCGGATAGCACCAATTTTTTAGTTCTTAAGCAAGATGTCGTACACACTCAGCCTTGGCGCTTTGCATTTCAAACTCATGTTATCACTAGCAGCTTGGTATTATTGGCAGGTTTTACCCAATTCTCACATTCAATTCGTAATAACACACCACGTTTACATCGCTGTGCAGGCTGGCTTTATATTGTTGCAACACTTGGAGCCGCCTTGCCTAGCGGCTTCATTCTTGCAATCTCAGCAAATGGCGGTTTTAGTACCCAAATTTGCTTTGTGATTCTAGGATTATTATGGGGAACAAGTACCCTATTTGCACTTTATTATGCTTTTGAAAAAAAATGGATTGCACATCGTAACTGGATGATTCGGAGCTTTGCTTTAGCCTTATCTGCATTAAGCTTAAGAACATGGAAACTTGCACTTTACCAAATTCAACCCTATTGGGATTGGCTTACACCAATCCACATTTATCAGCTTGAAGCATGGTTAGGCTGGACGATCAATCTATTAATCGCTGAAATAGTTATTTATTGGCTAACTTTTCGTAAAAAATCTTTTTAG
- a CDS encoding DUF1289 domain-containing protein gives MSNDRRIPSLTPCAGRCSTVFGDLVCRGCRRFNHEVIQWNTYTPEQRLMVWKRLDAQLNQILVPLLPHANLQHIEGFIHSKHIRVLETATTGRKLYHALKICEKNKHLAHDSGLGITDSQVKPIWDEFERRVLALAKASYELAWLRADGISATLLRALEEDEI, from the coding sequence TTGAGTAACGATCGTCGAATTCCATCATTGACCCCCTGTGCAGGACGTTGTTCAACGGTATTTGGTGATCTGGTTTGTCGTGGTTGTCGCCGTTTCAATCATGAAGTGATTCAATGGAATACTTATACGCCAGAGCAAAGGCTCATGGTGTGGAAGCGCTTAGATGCGCAGCTGAATCAAATTTTGGTGCCTTTGCTACCTCACGCCAATCTTCAACATATTGAAGGTTTTATTCACAGTAAACATATTCGTGTCTTAGAGACAGCCACTACAGGGCGGAAGTTGTATCATGCTTTGAAAATTTGCGAGAAGAATAAGCATTTGGCACATGATAGTGGGCTAGGCATTACAGATTCACAGGTTAAACCCATTTGGGATGAGTTTGAGCGTCGTGTGTTGGCTTTGGCTAAGGCGAGTTATGAATTGGCATGGTTACGTGCGGATGGTATCAGTGCAACCTTGTTACGTGCCCTAGAAGAAGATGAGATCTAA
- the trhO gene encoding oxygen-dependent tRNA uridine(34) hydroxylase TrhO, translating into MNATVEQLAPVEQQATNNWVVAALYQFKEVSDAADLQQRLLNLVKSINLCGTLIVASEGINGTVAGDRTAIDTVHQFLLNEGFNAMEYKESESSEKPFRKMKIKLKKEIVTLGVEVKPRDLVGHYLDPKEWNDLISRDDVILIDTRNDYEYKAGTFKGAIDPKTESFREFPEYVKQNLEQHKDKKIAMFCTGGIRCEKSTSLLLQEGFNEVYHLKGGILKYLEETPAEESMWEGECFVFDGRTAVTHGVEEGENIKCHACGWPLTKVEAELPSYEHGVSCVYCIDKTTDKQKAGFRMRQSQIAAAKRKRL; encoded by the coding sequence ATGAACGCTACTGTAGAACAGCTTGCACCTGTAGAACAGCAAGCGACCAATAATTGGGTTGTTGCGGCACTATATCAATTTAAAGAAGTTTCAGATGCAGCTGACCTGCAACAACGTCTTTTGAACTTAGTGAAGAGCATCAATTTATGTGGAACTCTGATTGTAGCGTCTGAAGGAATTAATGGAACTGTTGCTGGCGACCGTACCGCGATTGATACCGTTCATCAATTCCTTTTAAACGAAGGGTTTAATGCAATGGAATATAAAGAGTCTGAAAGCTCTGAGAAACCATTTCGTAAAATGAAAATTAAACTTAAAAAAGAAATTGTCACTTTAGGTGTTGAAGTTAAACCACGTGATTTAGTGGGTCACTATCTAGACCCTAAAGAATGGAACGATTTAATTAGTCGTGATGATGTGATCCTGATCGACACTCGTAATGACTATGAATACAAAGCTGGTACATTTAAAGGCGCGATTGATCCGAAAACTGAAAGTTTCCGTGAATTTCCTGAATATGTAAAACAAAACCTTGAACAACATAAAGACAAAAAAATTGCGATGTTCTGTACAGGCGGTATTCGTTGCGAGAAATCAACGTCTCTACTTCTACAAGAAGGCTTTAATGAAGTTTATCACCTCAAAGGCGGTATTTTAAAATATCTAGAAGAAACCCCTGCCGAAGAAAGTATGTGGGAAGGTGAATGCTTCGTATTTGATGGTCGTACGGCGGTGACTCACGGCGTTGAAGAAGGTGAAAATATTAAGTGTCACGCTTGTGGATGGCCACTTACTAAAGTTGAAGCTGAATTACCAAGCTATGAACACGGCGTGTCTTGTGTTTACTGTATTGATAAAACTACGGATAAACAAAAAGCTGGCTTCCGTATGCGTCAGTCACAAATTGCAGCGGCAAAACGCAAACGCCTATAA
- a CDS encoding DedA family protein, with translation MGLEDWVLSIMEKLGYLGIAFLMFLDNIFPPIPSEIIMPSAGYTAAKGELTLIGVIIAGSIGSLLAAALLYWMGRKIPQHHLFTLVERYGKYLRISVADLEKSLVWFEKYGHRIVFFGRMVPAVRSLISIPAGMSKMPFSKFMAYSAAGTILWTTLLAYVGYHFSENPALMSAITQRIGTIILAIAIAYVLWFLIKKFYLSKNSR, from the coding sequence ATGGGACTGGAAGACTGGGTATTATCCATCATGGAGAAACTAGGATACTTGGGTATCGCATTCTTAATGTTTCTTGATAATATTTTCCCACCGATTCCATCCGAAATCATTATGCCATCCGCAGGTTATACTGCGGCAAAAGGTGAACTGACTTTAATCGGAGTGATTATTGCTGGTAGTATCGGCTCACTTCTAGCCGCGGCATTACTGTATTGGATGGGTAGAAAGATCCCGCAACACCACCTTTTTACTCTTGTAGAACGCTACGGAAAATACCTCCGTATTAGTGTTGCTGATCTTGAAAAATCATTGGTTTGGTTTGAAAAATATGGACATAGAATCGTTTTTTTTGGTCGTATGGTACCTGCGGTTCGCTCTTTAATTAGTATCCCAGCAGGTATGAGCAAAATGCCTTTTAGTAAGTTCATGGCTTACAGTGCTGCAGGTACAATTCTTTGGACCACTCTTCTTGCCTATGTTGGCTATCATTTTAGTGAAAATCCAGCATTGATGAGTGCTATTACACAACGTATTGGCACTATTATTTTAGCTATTGCAATAGCATACGTACTTTGGTTCTTAATCAAGAAATTCTATTTATCAAAAAATAGTAGATGA
- the tmpT gene encoding thiopurine S-methyltransferase has protein sequence MQHDFWHDKWQNNNIGFHQDQPHALLTQYFRSLDLKPHARIFVPLCGKSLDISWLINQGYQIVGIDLSPIAIQDLISNLELSFKETESGELTHYQHPQIELFVGDFFQLTAQQLGDIDAVYDRAALIALPPQMRSQYTQHLLDITKQAPQLLISLEYDQNLLQGPPFSVPEHELTEHYATHYQIKLLETITENLKGKVIAHENAWSLSKSPQIN, from the coding sequence ATGCAACATGATTTTTGGCATGACAAATGGCAAAACAATAATATTGGTTTTCATCAAGACCAACCTCACGCCCTACTCACCCAATATTTTAGATCATTAGATTTAAAGCCTCATGCTCGTATTTTTGTTCCACTTTGTGGTAAAAGTTTAGATATAAGCTGGCTAATAAATCAGGGTTATCAAATAGTTGGTATTGATCTTAGCCCTATTGCAATCCAAGATCTTATTTCAAATTTAGAGTTGAGTTTTAAAGAGACGGAATCAGGTGAATTGACTCACTATCAACATCCTCAAATTGAATTATTCGTTGGTGATTTTTTTCAATTAACAGCACAACAACTTGGGGATATAGATGCTGTTTATGATCGAGCTGCTCTAATCGCTCTTCCACCACAAATGCGAAGCCAATATACACAACATTTGTTAGACATTACAAAACAAGCACCTCAGCTATTAATTAGCCTTGAATATGATCAAAACCTACTTCAAGGACCGCCGTTTTCCGTTCCTGAACATGAATTAACTGAGCATTATGCAACGCATTACCAAATTAAATTATTGGAAACGATAACAGAGAATCTTAAGGGTAAAGTAATCGCCCATGAAAATGCTTGGTCTCTGAGTAAATCACCACAAATAAACTAA
- a CDS encoding YecA/YgfB family protein produces MSTLDLDLLSNFLDGDQNEHGLDFAATHGFLCAIAVGPKFDRWLDELFESNQKKVPSEIIEQIKAWLESIRQDLANENGIEFPFEIEEADVDSSLGDWSVGFVDAMFLNEEAWFAPEFEEQLVDLTLPIMVFSGIDEEDPQMESFRRNGQLMDELAEEIPDNLNEIYLMYHTPA; encoded by the coding sequence ATGAGCACATTAGATTTAGACTTATTGAGTAATTTTCTTGACGGTGATCAAAATGAGCACGGTTTAGATTTTGCAGCGACTCATGGCTTTTTGTGTGCTATCGCGGTTGGTCCAAAATTTGATCGTTGGTTGGATGAGCTTTTTGAGAGTAACCAAAAGAAAGTTCCTAGTGAAATCATTGAACAAATCAAAGCTTGGTTAGAGTCTATTCGTCAAGATTTAGCCAATGAAAACGGAATTGAATTCCCTTTTGAAATTGAAGAAGCAGATGTTGATTCAAGTTTAGGTGATTGGAGCGTTGGTTTTGTTGATGCAATGTTCTTGAATGAAGAGGCATGGTTTGCTCCAGAGTTTGAAGAACAATTGGTTGATTTAACTTTACCAATTATGGTGTTTAGTGGCATTGATGAAGAAGATCCTCAAATGGAGTCTTTCCGTCGTAATGGTCAATTGATGGATGAATTAGCGGAAGAAATTCCTGATAATTTGAACGAAATTTATCTCATGTACCATACGCCTGCGTGA
- a CDS encoding PA3496 family putative envelope integrity protein, whose protein sequence is MSSTDFELDDDNYGEDDVGFDESSGKISAKESLEKRRLIDDLLAQRRLERELKDFDYDFDDDDLDD, encoded by the coding sequence GTGTCTTCTACAGATTTCGAATTAGATGATGATAACTACGGTGAGGATGATGTTGGTTTTGATGAGTCATCAGGCAAAATCAGTGCCAAAGAATCATTAGAAAAGCGCCGTTTGATTGATGATCTACTCGCTCAACGCCGTTTAGAACGAGAATTAAAAGATTTCGATTATGATTTCGACGACGATGATTTGGATGACTAA